From Streptomyces sp. NBC_01460, a single genomic window includes:
- a CDS encoding FUSC family protein — MLKRAFVAPDPGRLRLRHATRAVLGIGLAVVVCGLAGHSLVGAITGGLAALLALFTVLDPTVRGQAVTTALLPVAGLPVFALAAALHDLPVARDLAFLAVMGAGVYARRWGPRGHSLGVFAFMAFFITQFLHTLPEQLPEVYSAVLLSLVTASAVRFGLWCYERRLPVAAVLAPVTGRGLARATTRQAVQATAGGALALLAGQLLSGERWYWAVGATWWVFVNTASRGETLVRSFRRVLGTLAGIPVGLLVIAPLHGAALPSAALVALGVFGIFYTAAVSYTWMMFSVTVLAGTLYGLLGVLDPALLALRLLETGVGALGAMVAVLVILPVTTHATTDAWIQRALRCVHVCTAEAAARLAGSATADPAPRVAELEVLLGRVRLSLGPLVHPLSPLRARKARAGQVLALLDVCAREVRGLASVAADPEASHDARLAAACWRVEASVEALTTPPVRRDRAPALVGALPPAGVTEPALAHLHSLERALAELAAPLHSSPRAPLIGA, encoded by the coding sequence GTGCTGAAGAGGGCGTTCGTGGCTCCGGACCCGGGGCGGTTGCGTCTGCGTCACGCGACCAGGGCCGTCCTGGGCATCGGGCTGGCAGTCGTCGTGTGCGGCCTGGCCGGCCACTCGCTCGTCGGCGCCATCACCGGCGGGCTCGCGGCGCTTCTGGCCCTTTTCACGGTCCTGGACCCCACCGTGCGCGGTCAGGCGGTCACCACGGCGCTCCTCCCTGTGGCCGGCCTGCCGGTGTTCGCCCTCGCGGCCGCGCTGCACGACCTTCCCGTGGCGCGTGACCTGGCCTTCCTCGCGGTCATGGGCGCGGGCGTCTATGCCAGGCGATGGGGGCCGCGTGGCCACTCGCTCGGGGTGTTCGCCTTCATGGCCTTCTTCATCACCCAGTTCCTGCACACCCTGCCCGAGCAGCTGCCCGAGGTGTACTCCGCCGTCCTGCTCTCACTCGTCACCGCCTCGGCCGTCCGCTTCGGGCTCTGGTGCTACGAGCGACGGCTGCCCGTGGCGGCGGTGCTCGCCCCCGTGACGGGCCGGGGGCTGGCCAGGGCGACCACGCGTCAGGCGGTCCAGGCGACGGCGGGCGGTGCCCTGGCGCTGCTGGCGGGTCAGCTCCTCTCCGGGGAACGCTGGTACTGGGCCGTCGGCGCCACGTGGTGGGTCTTCGTCAACACGGCCTCGCGCGGCGAGACCCTGGTCCGGAGTTTCCGTCGGGTGCTGGGGACGCTGGCCGGCATCCCCGTCGGGCTGCTCGTCATCGCTCCGCTGCACGGCGCGGCGCTGCCCTCCGCCGCCCTCGTGGCGCTCGGTGTCTTCGGGATCTTCTACACCGCCGCCGTCTCCTACACCTGGATGATGTTCTCCGTGACGGTCCTGGCGGGCACGCTCTACGGGCTGCTGGGCGTCCTCGATCCGGCGCTGCTCGCGCTGCGTCTCCTGGAGACCGGGGTCGGGGCCCTCGGCGCGATGGTCGCGGTGCTCGTCATCCTGCCGGTCACCACCCACGCCACGACCGACGCCTGGATCCAGCGTGCTCTGCGCTGCGTGCACGTCTGCACCGCCGAGGCGGCCGCCCGGCTGGCGGGCTCGGCGACCGCCGATCCCGCGCCCCGGGTGGCCGAACTGGAAGTGCTTCTCGGGCGCGTACGCCTCTCCCTCGGCCCGCTGGTGCATCCGCTGAGCCCGCTCCGCGCCCGTAAGGCACGGGCCGGGCAGGTGCTCGCCCTGCTCGACGTCTGCGCTCGTGAGGTGCGGGGTCTGGCGTCGGTCGCGGCGGACCCGGAGGCGTCCCATGACGCCCGGCTGGCCGCCGCCTGCTGGCGCGTCGAGGCCTCGGTGGAGGCGCTGACGACGCCGCCCGTACGGAGGGACCGCGCGCCGGCGCTCGTCGGAGCGCTTCCGCCCGCCGGTGTCACCGAACCCGCGCTCGCCCATCTGCACAGCCTGGAAAGGGCGCTCGCCGAGCTCGCCGCACCCTTGCACAGCTCGCCGCGCGCCCCGCTGATCGGAGCCTGA